AACCGAGTCAGCCACTGTCCGCACGTTCCCGAGGACTCGTCTCCTCAAAGCATGTCCAGCGTCAGCGCCAGCGGGCCCACACGAGGCGGTTGATTTTTACTTCTCCGcctcctttttccccccctttctttttctttgcacttttttttttttatcacattgCAGCTGTGATTTCTTCCTCCCGACTGCTGTTGCACTTCTCATtcgcctccctctcttcctcttctcatcTTTCTCTTTGCCCCCCCGTCTATAATTGGATTCTATTTTCGGGCCCGTGTAAGTGTCTGCGTCTCTTGTGTTTGTGTCTCGCATCCCTgttttttcctctccctctctactCCGCCTTCCTCCTCATCCTTCCCACCTCTCTCGGTGTCTCTCCGTCACTCCCGCTTCGCCCCACGTCTTGTTTTATTCCTGTTACTGTATTTGCCCTGAAACCGTTTCATTTCCGTACGACCTTTCTtgacccccacacccccacaaCGTTCATTTTTTTCAGTGAACATTTAAGTTTGGGCTGACTGACAGCACACTGAAAGCCTCGTGTGTTATTGTATTAAATGTGTAGCAGAGCAAATTGCTCCTAATGGATGGGAATGGCTTTCACGACCTAATTTGTGATACCCCGGGTTAAACAGCAATCAATGAGAGTGGAGGGATATATTTAGAGACTTTCGAAGACCTTAAAAGCAGGATACAGGATGCTGCAGAGGCCACCTTCAACCAGCAAACAGGGTAACGATGTAGACATCCTCTCATTGGACATATCTGGAGTGCTTCCTTGGGATATCGTAACGACGAAACCCAGCAGCGAAGAGTCTGAGAACGGCGACAAGCTAATTGAACAGTATTAGTGAAGGGGTGGAGTGGAAAATGAGAGtcggtgagggagggagggagggagggcggcaTACTGTAGGAGTTGGTTGGCTGGTGTGAGGTCTCCGGGGGTTCGGCGTGTGTTTAAAAGAGGAAAAAGACTTGGAGAGGAAGGACGAGAGGCTGACACGCAGATGGGAAAAAAGGTGTGAGAGGAGTATTGGAGGAAATGGGCATCTCTCGCCAGACTAAAAAGCCCTCGGCCGGAAGACCCGGGGGCAGCGAAGCCGCAGCCCGCGCAACCCGACGCGGCCGCGCCGCGCCGAGCCGCTCCACACCCGTAAGGACGGTGCACATCCGACCGCTGCCGACGCGCGGCGCGGCCGCGCACAAACAGCACGCGCGCGCCTCGCAGACTCACACGCCGCACACACACCTGACGCAGACGCACACGGCGGGGTCGCAGCCGGCGCCCTGCTGCCCGACACGGCCCTGTGACCAGCACACAGCACACAGCGACCACTCGGCCTGCACCTTCTACTGCTACCTCTGCTACTGCTGTTACTGCTGCTGCCTCACAatgctctccttctctctcctcctcctcctctccccccctgCCCGTGCCCCCCCCTCTGCTGCCACCCACACCTCCCTCTCCTCAAATCCCTCCTCCTCCCATTTTCCATCGTCCACTTTTTGCTTGGATGGGCTTTCCTGTACTTGCCTTGACGTCAACCTGACCTCCTCTGTCGCGGCCTCCTCCTACTGCCCCGTACCACCTTGTGTCTTATCTGATCACGCTCTCTCTGACCCCTCACCTTCCCCCTCCTCCATTTACACCGCATCTGACTCGCCCACCCCCTCTTGCCACGGCtcctccccaccctctcccttggccACGTCCCCCCGTCTTCCTTCCCTGACCTCTTCCTTGCCTGCCCTACATCGTCCCCTCCTCTGCCGGCCACGGCCCTCCTCGCGCTCTCTCCCTTCCCTGCTCCTCTGCCCTCCCAGCTTTGGCGACCAAACATTGTCTTCTGCATCAACCCTAGAGCGCATCCCCTCTGGGCTCGCCCGGCCGCGCACACTGCTGCGCCAACAGAGTCTTCAGCAGCCTCTCATCCACCCGTCAATCCCAGGTGTCAGCCAACCCCCGACCACATCCCAGAGCCTGGGGCAGTTGCACACTCCACCCGGCCAGGCCGGGGGAGGTGGGGGCACTgcgggaggaggcggaggaggaggcggcggagggggaggaggaggaggaggtggcagTGTTGGGGTAGGGGGTGGAGGCGCAAGAGGGGGTCCCAGGGGTGTACGGGGCAGTCCAGCAGGGGCTGGTGCGTCTCGCTGTAGGGGAGATGGAGCAGGAGGGCGCTTGCGCTCCAATCCCGGCAGCTGGGATTACATGATGGGCCAAATGCGGACTCGTGGCCTGGATGTCAAGTCGTTCCTGTGAGTTTCTCTACCTTTCGCTCTTTGTGTAGTTGTTTGTACTGTCCATCACTTGCCTTCTTTTCCCTGTCCTCTGGTGTTGTCTGGCATAATGCCATGCTTGCACGTGCTTTTGTTTAGGCCTTTGGTTTTGTTGTCCGAGTGTTTTAATCTGTGATGTTGCAAAGTTTTGTTCATTTTCATGTATAGATTGTTGTTTAAGTTTAACAACTAATCTTCTTTTACCTTGACAGTGGAATTTTAAACAGTTTTTTAGTGTCTCCTCTTTGACTTGTGATTTATTTTTCAATATGCATCTGACATCCAGGGAAGGGCATTTTTCCTGTTTAAAAGTCAATTTTCActatcatagtgtgtgtgtgtgtgtgtgtgtgtgtgtgtgtgtgtgtgtgtgtgtgtgtgtgtgtgtgtgtgtgtgtgtgtgtgtgccttcaaGTATGAGCATGTTTGCACATGTGGGaccatatgaatgtgtgtgtgtgtgtgtgtgtgtgtgtgtgtacaggcatGTGAATGTACAATTGTGTGTTTGCAATGTGTGCACATAAATGCGCTGACATCAGGTGTGCTCAGCATCCAGCAAGTTAAAGTCTCGGAAGAAACGGCATCACAGGCCATTACACCGGCCAGTTTTTTAAACCATTTCCCCCTGCTGAAGGACGCAGTTAGTCCAAATTGTAGTCGCTGCCTTCCAAGTCACTTCCCACCGCCCCGTCTGCAGAAGTTAACCTTGGCTCACATTTTGGCGTTCTGTATCGGAGAGTGACGTTGCTGGAGTTTTTCGGCATCGAGCCTGTGTGACGTAATGTGGCACATCGCTCTCCCAGCCTCTTGTCACATTTCTCGTAAATAGTCAAACATGCCTGAAAATGTTCTTACGGGCAGTCAGTATCGCAGTCTACTTGTCCGTATATTTACATTACATTTACTCACCCCCTAATGCTCTCATATTAGCTGTAGCGCTGTCCCACGCCAACACCTGTGACGACAGCGTGGGGTGATGCAGTTAAACCATGAAGACCAGGCCGGAGGTTTGACAGTCAGCATACTTGGAAAAGCTTATAAATGCGAATAGGCTAGACACAATTGATCGGTCTCTCAACCCTAAATCCCAGTGCGGGTAGAAGATGGATTATGTCAACTACACTTCACAGATCATTAATATCGACAACTTAGACCGCGTTGTTTACATTCTACTCTGTGCGCTACAAACATGTATTTGCTCGATATACCTTATGGTACTCTCAAATGACAATTAAAAATGGGTCttcgggtagtgcagcggtctgtTTCGTTGCCTGACAactcggggattgccggttcgaatccccgtgttgcctccagcttggtcgggcatccctacagacataattggccgtgtctgcgggtgggaagccagatgtgggtatgtgtcctggtcgctgcactaccgcctcctctggtcgatgggggcgcctgttcggggagggggaactgggggaggagtagcatgatcctcccacgtgctatgtccccctggtgaaacccctcactgtcaggcgaaaagaagcagctggcgactccacacgtatcggaggaggcatgtggtagtctacagccctccctggatcggcagagggggtggagcagtgactggaatggctcggaagagtggggtaattatttggccaagtacaattggagagaaaaaagggaggaaatcccccctcacaaaaaatggCATCTTAATTGAATGCATCACAAACAACAATACATTTGACATTTTACTTCTTGTTTAATATTTGTGTGGGTAAATACACAGTGAAAGTCAACTGTGAGTTTAAATTAAACACTTTATTAAATCAAGTGCCTCCATTTTAACTGTTGGGTGAAATGTGTTAAAAGAGTGCGTTCTTTTAAAAGGGCCGACACCCGTGCTGACGGAAGACGGAGAGGAGTTTCGACATATTATGGGCTATTTCTATCCCAATCTGTGATGAATTGTTTAATGTTTACTCCGAACGCTCTGGTAAACACAAACATCTGTTTGGCGAGAAGTCAGCCAGCCCGCTGCAGTTGTGTTCAGATGACAGTGAAAATATTCATAATATTCATGAGGTGGTGTCAGGAAAAGTCAAGATATGTTTTATATTCATACCATTGCACTCAATTATATTTATTTTCGAACACCACGCTTAGAAGGAGAGACACCGGTAGACCAAATCAATATTCCATGAGCATTTTTCTGCTAAGATGGCCCCTCGTTCCCCAACCTGTAAACTTTGGCGCTAATGGCTAAAGGTGCAGCGTTTATTTCCCCCGCTGGCTTGTGGGGGGTTTTCTGTCAGACTGTGTAAACCGCATAGTTTATGTGTCGCCTTGCATCAATACAAACGGCGAGAAGTTTAGCAGCTGTCTGTACGTTCATGTTAACCCCGAAACATCGATCTTCTGTCGGCCGCGCTGCTAATTCTACACGAGATTGTTACTCCGGGCCAAAAGAGGTGGCGGGGGAGGGGTGGGTGGGAGGAAGGGGAGGCAGATAGGAGATCGGGGATGGTGGTGAAGGTGTCAGCCGTGACATGCGTTTAATGACTTTCAAAAACCGAAGCCACTTTatggggggtgagggtgggggggggaggcccTTTCTGGGCGTTTAGCTGGACCTGTGCTAGGTTGGTACTCTTGGCAAACTGCCAGCACACATGGAAACTAGAGAGGTTCATGAGGATATCTTGTGAAATGAAataatccgcccccccccccccgttagtgTTACGCTGAGCACGTTGTTGCGTCCTCACTCTTGCAGTAAGAAGCAGATAAAGATGACTGACGACGGCGGAGCGCGGTAGTAGACGTAACCCAATGTTTAAGAGAGTTCATTTCAATCTTGGCACGAGTCCACTTGATGGTAAATCATCGCCGGCAGACTCTGCTGGAGATGTCAATGACACAATCTGGCCAAAGGAACCATTTGACCGGATGAATCTCTTAAAGACTGGTCTGTAGGCTTCTCTTTTTGGCCTGAAATCAATGTTTTTATGTTGGTGTCGTTAATGTCCATTTACCACATCTCCCGTACGTCCTCGCAGTTGGCTACTCTTCTTAAATTGGTTTGCCAATATTCCTGAGTGTCGACGGCCATATTTAACCGGTCATTGGAGAAGAGGGACACAATAACCATTACATTTAAAGTGACCATATGAACACCACCTCATTAGACCGTATGGAAGTGTAACAAAGGTTGTTAAACGGGGCTTCGCGGTGCAGCGAGACACTCATTAGATGTTATATAAGGGGGACGGGATGAATGGAGTCAAGGACGGTTTTGCAGCACCGGAGCAGTGTTTTCAAAGTGAGGGGTCTGTGTGAACGCAGTTAAAGGTTTAAGCTAAGCTAAAGAGGGTGTGTGCGGGTGACGGGGAGGAGGGACAGAAGGAGCGGCGAGGAAGCCGAGCGATGGCTAAGAGCTAGGGAGTCGGGAATATGGATGGAAGAGGACGGATTTGGAGGGGAAGGGTGGCAGGGATAAAGATAAAACGAGAGTGCGTCGCAGACAGAGAGGGAAGGCAGTGACCCAGAAAAACGGCGACGCGCACCGAGCACCTCAAGATACCGTGACACTCAAATAGAAACAATTAGTCCAGATCTTCTTAATGAGGCTTAATTAAATGTTGACTCTGGAGAAAGGAGGCAGGCATGTTAGATGGGAATGGTGAGTCTAGAGGGAAAGCAGAAGGCAGAGATTAAATATCCGGATAAAttactgtgtgcgtgcgtgtgtgcgtgcgtgggtgggcATGTGTGTGGTTGGGGGCTGAGTATATGTACATGTGGGCTTGCATATTCCTTTGGCATGCATGGTAGTCGATGTGCAAGCTGTTGAATATCAAATTCATTAAGACTAATTAGGTAATAATCATCAATTCCGCCAATTCCTCTGAAATTTATTTCCGTCTGCCATGTGAAGGCAGTGTGCACCTGCTGTCATTGTGCTGTCATTACGATCATTACGCTGATACCGAGGTGGCCTCTCCATCTTGGTAGCTTCTGAATGTCCTTCCCTGGATCAGAGAGTTTACTGTGGGAGCAGAATGTGGCTCGGTGGACTCCCTCTCCTTGACGTCTGTTTCTCTCTGAATGCTTCCTGTGTTTGGGCTCTCTACTGTCTCTCTGTTTTCTACCGTTGATCCTTATAAATGTATGTACACGTGActgctcttttcttctcttccccCGCACCACGTCTTCTGACTCCTCCCGGTGTCCCTTTATGTTCGATTCtcctccttttgttttgttttcttcttctttctatctctgtttctgtctctgtctgtggtgTTTTTCGGGGCACCCAGTgaagggaagatggtggtgctgTCTTTGGCCATTGGTTTGGCCGAGCAAGATGACTTTGCCAATATCCCTGACCTGCAGGAAACGGTGCAGGCAGCGCCAGCCAATCAGGAGCCCCCTCCTGAGAAGAGGTACCGGACAAAAGTATGAGAGTGCTTGGTATGCGAGAGAGAATGGTGGTACAAATGAGTAGCTGTGGAGGATTGAAGGGATAAAGCAGGTGGTGTTATAATACAGGCAGAGGAGAGTAGCTTtccgaaggttttttttttttggatgagtcATTGCGCTGAAGTGAAGCAGAGTCAGATAAGAAGTTCAATATGACACTCTGTTGCCCTAAACAACAACAAGAGCCAACTACTATACCAAAAGTAAGGCAATACAGGGAggaaaaaacctacaccagtggTGCTGAAATGAGCGAAGGTGTGAGAGCTAACCGGTAAAGCGGTAATGAGCTCATTAAACACATCAGTGATATTCGCACCTGCAACCTCGGAAACTTTCTAcccctgttgtttttttttctttctaaaagATTAGACAGCCAAATCAGATACTTTTGCCTTGTGCCAGTAAGCCCACCCCCCACCATGCTAATTATCTCCATCCTGCAACGACACCCTCTTCTATCATTAACATTGGGTTTTTTGTGTGTCTTCCAGGTatttgttgtttcctttgtgttcTCATGCCTCTGTTATTCAATCACTTTGTGCAACCGTGttctcctctgcccccccccacccaccactacTCATTAGCTTCCTTCAGTCGCCCTCCACCGCCCTGAGAGCCCCGTCTATGTGGCTCCACCGAGGGCCCAAAGAATCTCCTCATTATCCCACAACATGTTAGCCACTTACGTAAACATGCCGCTAAAAATAAAACCTTTTTCCTCGTCAGCCAGTTTACACATCATAGAAGCTCAAATATTTCCACAGATCTATAATGATAGAcccctctcttgctcgctctctctctctctcgctctctctctctctcacctctccattCCCGAAAGTTATTTTTGTAATCTGCTGAGTAAACGGGCCATGTTTGGGTTGCTCTCTCAGAATAACAAATAATTGCTCAGGCTACCTCGTATGAAACTAATAATCCAAACTACAGCACGCTTGTTTGTTGCCGTGCATTTCGGTTTGCAAAGGTTGGGCTCGATTAGTTCTCCATGTTACGCCGCACAGAGCCAATACCGTATTCATGTAGTATTTGTCCAGCTTACAGCTGATGGGACACACTCGATTCTCCCCGTGGACCAATTAGTCCACttcagctttcctttttttttttgccgtgacAAATTGGAGACACTTCGGCGATGCATATTATGACGCATGCCTCAAACGAAAACGGCCACTTGTCACACCAGTTATTTTCCGTGCATATATATTTCATCAATTCAACGCACGATTCATAACTAAGGGCCCATTACAAACATTTACCGTTTGCCTTATCTACCCTACACAGCCACGGAATGAAGCCTACACTGCGTGGTCTGCACCACTCGGAGGCAATACGAAGCATTAGCGAAGCACCTTCTCTACCCGTACAGAGGGGCCGAGTGTTAACAGTCAGGCAAACAGAATTCATGAAAGGGTCAGCGGAGTATCCTCTAATGTCATTTGTCAATCCAGAACTAATAACCACTTTTATTCCCCATGCTGAGTTCCCTGAGCCTCCTCTGGCACTTCCTCTCAAGTCAAAACAGCACTGCGTTGAGTTACGAGGAAGAACACAAAACGCTCTTTGACGGAGAACACCGTTTTTATGAACCTCAAATGCTGCGCGGCTTAACTCGTCTGCCTATACTTATTATTTCCGGATTAGCGAGAAAGACAGAGCCATAGGATTCTTTTTATGTATTTACTGCGTGCGTTGTGCTACGCTTTCCGGCTTTGCCGTTTACCTGGCAGTGGTCCTCAATGGGATGTGACATCAACAAATAGTGCAGAGTATACAATAAACAGGCGTTGTCGTCTTCTGCACATCATCCCCACGCAATTGTACACAAACATGAAATTCATTCAGTTTCTCTCGACCGAAACTGGCAGCTTAAGGTGTGTAAAAGGGAATCCGATGAGAACGaggaagtaaaaaaataaaaaagtgaaattaAAACTGCAGTGAAGGCTTCGAGTGTCACGGCCTTCCGGTTGagctgtctgtctatccctctccTGAGATGCAAGAGTCATCTTGAGAcccttattgttttgttttttgatggcAAATTGCAAATCTAAATGTATAATGAATGATTGTGCTACACTCTAATGGGAGGCTAAATTTAGCGGCTCGTATAAAAAGTGTGAGTGTATTAGAAATGCACGGCGTAAGCTAGCAGAGAGAGTATATCATTCCCAATGGTGTTAGTGCTGACTTAACAGATGTCTGACAGTGATTTAATCAATCACATCCTTGGCATATTGCTTATTCCGAATGGGGCTCTCGGGTCCAGCTCCAGCTGGAGACAAAGCCGTTCTGTCTATTTTC
The window above is part of the Lampris incognitus isolate fLamInc1 chromosome 6, fLamInc1.hap2, whole genome shotgun sequence genome. Proteins encoded here:
- the syt7a gene encoding synaptotagmin-3; this encodes MGISRQTKKPSAGRPGGSEAAARATRRGRAAPSRSTPVRTVHIRPLPTRGAAAHKQHARASQTHTPHTHLTQTHTAGSQPAPCCPTRPCDQHTAHSDHSACTFYCYLCYCCYCCCLTMLSFSLLLLLSPPARAPPSAATHTSLSSNPSSSHFPSSTFCLDGLSCTCLDVNLTSSVAASSYCPVPPCVLSDHALSDPSPSPSSIYTASDSPTPSCHGSSPPSPLATSPRLPSLTSSLPALHRPLLCRPRPSSRSLPSLLLCPPSFGDQTLSSASTLERIPSGLARPRTLLRQQSLQQPLIHPSIPGVSQPPTTSQSLGQLHTPPGQAGGGGGTAGGGGGGGGGGGGGGGGGSVGVGGGGARGGPRGVRGSPAGAGASRCRGDGAGGRLRSNPGSWDYMMGQMRTRGLDVKSFLEGKMVVLSLAIGLAEQDDFANIPDLQETVQAAPANQEPPPEKRGSKPGNSPKGHPPDADGHSSVTDLANSLTGDMVMLSPGSEDDDGEGPISEKLGRIQFSIGYSFQDSTLTVKVLKGQELPAKDFSGTSDPFVKIYLLPDKKHKLETKVKRKNLNPHWNETFLFEGFPYEKVRERTLYLQVLDYDRFSRNDPIGEVSIPLNKVELGQLKTFWKELKPCSDGSGRRGDLLVSLCYNPTANTITVNIIKARNLKAMDIGGTSDPYVKVWLMHKDKRVEKKKTVVMKRCLNPVFNESFPFDVPAHVLRETTIIITVMDKDRLSRNDVIGKIYLSWKSGPAEVKHWKDMIGRPRTNVAQWHALKA